The Thermosynechococcus sp. HN-54 DNA segment CTGGGCATGGGCGAAAAGCACGCTTCACATTGAACAGCACCAACGGGATTGGGATGGAAACATTCGGAACAGATAATCATCGTAATGATCCCCTATTCCACTGCCAGTCCAACCAACCTACGACAACAGTCCCCATGGCCTGTCTCAGCATCCCTGAGTTAGTCAAAGGTTAGCTGTCCCTATACCTAGGTTAGCTTTTACACTCCAATTCTATACGGGTTCATCGCAAAACCGCTGCGGAATTAAAATCGACCGCTAACGTAATTGCGAGTCAGGGGGTGTTGTGGCTTTTGAAACAGCAAGCGAGTTGGGGCGTACTCAATGAGCTGATTCACAGCGTATCCCTCAGAGGTGGGTTGCACAGCTAAAAAGGCAGTCCAGTCAGAAATGCGTGCTGCCTGTCGCAGGTGATGGGTTGCCATGATCACGGTGTAGGTTTGTTTAAGGTGACACAGACACTCCTCCATGCGGCGGGTGGCGGCAGTATCAAGCCCCATGCAGGGGTCATCCAGTAGTAGAATCTCCGGCTGCAGGGCGATCGCCCGCGCCAAACAGAGGCGCTGTTGCTGCTCTAGGGACAGGTGCAGTGCAGGAGTGTCTAAATGATCCTTGAGAGTCTCCCACAGATCTACTTGTGCCAACGCAGATTGCACAAGGGCATCCAAATCTCCTTGATAGCCACTCACACGGGCGCCAAAGGCCACATTGTCGTAGATGGATTTCGGAAATAGACTCGGCCTGCTGAAAATCATGGGCAGACGGCGGCGGATTTGAAAGGCATCCCAGTCGTAGAGGTTGTGTTGGCGGTAGTAAATGGCACCGGTAACGTGAATCCCCGGCAACATCTCACTGAGGCGGTTAAAGCACTGCAACAACAGACTCTTACCCGATCCAGAGGCACCAATGAACATCACCAGTTGTCGCCTAGGAATCCTCAGGCTGACATTACTCACCAGCAATTGATGGCGGTAGAAGACACTGAGGTGATGCACATCGAGGAGCGTATCTTGGCCAATGGCGATAGGGTCGAGGGCAGTCATCGGTAGGACGGAGGAAACAGTGTCACTCCCACTTATACCGCCCTGTTGAGTCAGGGGGGCTAACCTTCTTGATGTTCCTCAGGAGAAGAACTGGTGGGGGTGATGATTGCTGCTGAGATGACTTCAGGAGAGTGGCGGGGCGATCGCTCGAAGCCATGGAGGATGACATAAAAACAGGGAATGAGAAAGAGGGTAAGCAGGGTAGCAACCGCCAAACCAGAAAAGACCACAATTCCAAGGGGTTGCAAAAACTCTGATCCTTCTCCTAACCCTAGCGCCAAGGGAAACATCCCCACCACCGTGGTAATGGTCGTCATCAGGATCGGACGCAGACGGGCGGGGGCAGCTTTGCGAATGGCTTGGCTACGACTACAACCCTCCTGCTGGTAAATTTCGTTGGCTAGCTCCACCATGATGATGGCATTATTGACAACAATCCCCACAAGCAGGATGGCACCGACAATCACGGTGGCACCAATGGCAGTTTGCGTGAGGTACAGCCCCCAAATGCCGCCGGCCAAGGCCAAGGGAATCGTAAACATGATCACTAAGGGGTCAAGCAGCGAATTGTACTGTACCGCCATGACTACAAAGACCAGAAAGGCGGCCAAGCTGCCCAAGACGAATAAGGCCTGTTGCAATTGCTGATTGGATTGAGCCGCTGCACTCGGCATCAAGGACACCCCCCGCGGAAACTCCAGATCGTTGAGAATATCATTCACTTGGGCAAGGGCAGCACTGAGACTCGCCCCTTCGACAAGGTTGCCCGCCAGCATGAAGACTTGCTGCTGGTTGATCCGCCGAATTTCCGCCGGTGCTTGACTGGGTTCGATGCGAGCGACATCCCCAAGGCGGAGGGGACGGTTGTTAGGGGTAAACAGGGGAATCGTGGCGAGATCCGCCGGCTCTTGAATGCTTTCACTGTCCAATTGGACGCGAATATCCACCAAGCGATCGCCCCGTTGCAGGCGTGTGGGCACAAACCCCTCCAAAGCCGTTTGAATCGTCTGGCCCAGGTTGAGGGTATTCAGCCCCAGTTCACTGACCCGTTCCCAATCGGGCAGAACTTGAATTTCTGGCTGGCGAGGATCGGCATCGGGACGAAAGCGCACCAACGTCGCCTTCTCATCAAGGACTTGGAGCACTTGGCGACCAAAGCGGTTCAGGGTTTGTTCATCATCACCCCGCAGCATCACATCAATGTCCGCCCCTCGCACCGGCGAGTTGGTGAGAATAATGCCGCGCACTTGGCCGGGACTCAGGCGCAGTCGCACGCCCACAAGGTTGAGTTGATCAAGGGCTTTCGTCGCTTCTGTGATATAGCGATCCGCGCTAACACCGCGCCGCAGAATAATGTTGCTATTGGCTCGCAGCGGATTGGCAATCGTATTGGTGCCAAAGAGGGCACCCCCCGTTGTCGTAAAGACGGCCTCGGTACCCGGTTGTGCCATCAGCACCTCATCCACTGCCGCCATGATGCGGCGACTCGTGGGTAGGGGGGTTCCCGGTGGAAAAATGGCCGTTAGGTTCACTTGACCGGTATTAATCCGCGGTAGCAACTCTTGGGGAATTTGCTGCGCTAAGAGCCAACTGCCGCCGCCAAGCAGGGCGATCGCCAGTCCCACCACCAGCCAGCGTGCCCGCAACACTTGTGCCAAAGCCCATTCATAGCGTCCTGTCAGCCAGCGGAATTTTTCATTAAAAAGGCGAATAACGGCCACCTGTCGCAGGCGATTTTGCACCCGCACCCCCAGTAGGCGTGAAGCCAAAGCGGGTACCACCGTCAGTGCCACCAGCAGCGACGCCGCAACAGCAAAACTAATCGTCAGGATCAATTCATTAAAGAGTAGGGCAATCAAGCCCCCCAGCAACAAAAAGGGCAAAATAGCGACCAAGTTAGTGAGGGTAGAGGCCAAAAGTACCGATTCAATACCTTGGCTGCGGCGTTTGACCTCCTCTAGGTACTGTTCTTGGCTCATGTGATGAGGGTCAA contains these protein-coding regions:
- a CDS encoding phosphate ABC transporter ATP-binding protein produces the protein MTALDPIAIGQDTLLDVHHLSVFYRHQLLVSNVSLRIPRRQLVMFIGASGSGKSLLLQCFNRLSEMLPGIHVTGAIYYRQHNLYDWDAFQIRRRLPMIFSRPSLFPKSIYDNVAFGARVSGYQGDLDALVQSALAQVDLWETLKDHLDTPALHLSLEQQQRLCLARAIALQPEILLLDDPCMGLDTAATRRMEECLCHLKQTYTVIMATHHLRQAARISDWTAFLAVQPTSEGYAVNQLIEYAPTRLLFQKPQHPLTRNYVSGRF
- a CDS encoding efflux RND transporter permease subunit, whose translation is MTSSRFSFSSLAVTRHIGTLMLTLTVVVLAVFILMRLQVDLLPAITYPRIGVRLDVPGVVPSVAVEEVTKPLEEALSRTEGVVQVYSQTREGQVSIDLFFEPGGDVDQALNEATAAFNRARSSLPDMIESPRLFKFDPSQLPVYEFALTSETLSGRQLRVFADEDLDRELSVVPGVAGVDISGGTTEEVRILVDLDRLQATGVGLNQVLTALSDRNQDVSGGRIRGSMAEPLTRTVGRFRNASEIEDVVLTGTHGQRVYLRDVAQVVDGSAEQRVFVTLNGQPAVKVSILKQPEANTVEVADGIKRRLAELQAANLVPRDAQIIPVLDESVYIRNSLNNVITAGLTGTLLAAIAVLLFLGSVRQTLIIVLAIPLSTMAAMLLMGLFHFSLNVFSLGGLALGVGIVVDNAIVMLETLADIDPHHMSQEQYLEEVKRRSQGIESVLLASTLTNLVAILPFLLLGGLIALLFNELILTISFAVAASLLVALTVVPALASRLLGVRVQNRLRQVAVIRLFNEKFRWLTGRYEWALAQVLRARWLVVGLAIALLGGGSWLLAQQIPQELLPRINTGQVNLTAIFPPGTPLPTSRRIMAAVDEVLMAQPGTEAVFTTTGGALFGTNTIANPLRANSNIILRRGVSADRYITEATKALDQLNLVGVRLRLSPGQVRGIILTNSPVRGADIDVMLRGDDEQTLNRFGRQVLQVLDEKATLVRFRPDADPRQPEIQVLPDWERVSELGLNTLNLGQTIQTALEGFVPTRLQRGDRLVDIRVQLDSESIQEPADLATIPLFTPNNRPLRLGDVARIEPSQAPAEIRRINQQQVFMLAGNLVEGASLSAALAQVNDILNDLEFPRGVSLMPSAAAQSNQQLQQALFVLGSLAAFLVFVVMAVQYNSLLDPLVIMFTIPLALAGGIWGLYLTQTAIGATVIVGAILLVGIVVNNAIIMVELANEIYQQEGCSRSQAIRKAAPARLRPILMTTITTVVGMFPLALGLGEGSEFLQPLGIVVFSGLAVATLLTLFLIPCFYVILHGFERSPRHSPEVISAAIITPTSSSPEEHQEG